From Pigmentibacter ruber, a single genomic window includes:
- a CDS encoding HNH endonuclease, which yields MRLIDFHQFPPLQNLINKLNISVQEDFKFNLKKNTPIQINFFKSNLEDNILQIENFDLVIKNNDNTLIYANNKRVVLYIREYIKKENYKYPKYHITECDTVKNFRQKNKSNRFVIHTREDEMFHINEIENGEVKATLVNLKVCTYCLKNINWNDGEFTLKKFYEKFPKDLVKSKPKYTSDMAPLNYYTSNWSEISFKTKKSKNFKCEECNIYLGEKEHLSFLHVHHINGERNDNSKSNLQTLCYECHSNKPSHEHMKKEIMYENFLKLKKKFN from the coding sequence ATGAGACTTATTGATTTTCACCAATTTCCTCCGTTGCAAAATCTTATTAATAAATTGAACATTTCTGTTCAAGAAGATTTTAAATTTAATTTAAAAAAAAATACGCCAATACAAATTAATTTTTTTAAAAGTAATTTAGAAGATAATATTTTACAAATTGAGAATTTTGACTTAGTTATAAAAAATAATGATAATACTTTAATATATGCAAATAATAAAAGAGTAGTTTTATACATTAGAGAGTATATTAAAAAAGAAAACTATAAGTATCCAAAATATCATATTACAGAATGTGATACTGTTAAAAATTTTCGTCAAAAAAACAAATCAAACCGATTTGTTATTCATACAAGAGAAGATGAAATGTTTCATATAAATGAAATTGAAAACGGGGAGGTGAAAGCTACATTAGTAAATTTGAAAGTATGTACTTATTGCTTAAAGAATATTAATTGGAATGACGGAGAATTTACACTAAAAAAGTTCTATGAAAAATTTCCGAAAGATCTTGTTAAAAGTAAACCTAAATATACATCCGATATGGCTCCTTTGAACTACTACACCTCAAATTGGTCTGAAATAAGCTTTAAGACCAAAAAATCTAAAAATTTTAAGTGTGAAGAATGTAATATTTATTTGGGAGAAAAAGAACATTTAAGTTTTTTGCATGTGCATCATATAAATGGAGAAAGGAATGATAATAGTAAAAGTAATTTACAAACACTCTGCTATGAATGCCATTCCAACAAACCTAGCCATGAACACATGAAAAAAGAAATTATGTATGAAAACTTTCTAAAGTTAAAAAAAAAGTTCAACTAG
- a CDS encoding fumarate reductase/succinate dehydrogenase flavoprotein subunit — translation MLKNNVPNGHLEDKWNKQVFESKLVNPANRKKFSILVVGTGLGGASAASSLAEAGYKVTAFCLQDSPRRAHSIAAQGGINASKNYKNDGDSVYRFFYDTVKGGDYRAREAGVYRLAQLSGKVIDHCVASGVPFAREYGGMLDNRSFGGTQVQRTFYAKGQTGQQLLLGAYQGMMRQVAEKNLRVHYRKEMLDLIVVNNKARGIVVRDLVTGEIESYCADAVVLATGGYANLFYLSTNAKPSNASAIWRAYKRGAGFANPCFTQIHPTCIPIAGSEQSKLTLMSESLRNDGRIWVPRLANDKRSPIEIAETDRDYFLERIYPNFGNLVPRDVASRAVKRICDDGFGIGQSGLAVYLDFKDKIHTQGKKSLEDKYGNLFQMYEKIVGDDPYKVPMKIYPAIHYTMGGLWVDYNLMSNIPGLFVLGEANFSEHGANRLGANALLQGLVDGYFILPVTLGNYLASTNIEPMKQNEVDVSSYVNENTQRIEKLLQIKGNTLADNFHEQLGKLMWNACSMARTKEKLQHALEEIPKIKAAFWNDLKLPATANTLNQELEKANRIADYFELAELMCRDALAREESCGSHFREEFQTENGDPQRNDKEFCHIACWVTNGENKVPERITEQLEFEYCKPAQRDYR, via the coding sequence ATGTTAAAAAATAATGTACCAAATGGACATTTAGAAGACAAATGGAACAAACAGGTTTTTGAAAGCAAATTGGTTAATCCTGCCAATCGCAAAAAGTTTTCAATACTTGTCGTTGGTACTGGATTGGGAGGTGCATCTGCAGCCTCATCTTTGGCTGAAGCAGGATATAAAGTAACAGCATTTTGTCTACAAGATTCTCCTAGGCGCGCACATTCAATTGCCGCACAGGGTGGTATTAATGCAAGTAAAAATTATAAAAATGATGGTGACTCCGTTTATCGCTTTTTTTATGACACAGTCAAAGGTGGTGATTATCGTGCGCGGGAAGCTGGGGTTTATAGGCTTGCGCAATTGTCAGGAAAAGTAATTGATCATTGTGTTGCATCTGGAGTTCCTTTTGCCAGGGAATATGGAGGAATGTTAGACAATCGTTCCTTTGGTGGAACGCAAGTACAACGCACCTTTTATGCAAAAGGCCAAACAGGACAACAATTGTTACTTGGTGCTTATCAGGGAATGATGCGGCAAGTTGCAGAGAAAAATTTAAGAGTACATTATCGCAAAGAAATGCTTGATCTTATAGTCGTTAATAATAAAGCACGTGGTATTGTGGTGCGTGATTTAGTAACAGGTGAAATTGAAAGTTATTGTGCAGATGCTGTTGTTCTTGCAACAGGTGGTTATGCAAACTTATTTTATTTATCAACCAACGCCAAACCTTCGAATGCAAGTGCAATTTGGCGTGCGTATAAAAGAGGAGCTGGTTTTGCAAACCCTTGTTTTACGCAAATTCATCCAACTTGCATTCCGATTGCTGGTAGCGAACAATCTAAATTAACGTTGATGTCAGAATCATTAAGGAACGATGGAAGAATATGGGTTCCTCGCCTAGCAAATGATAAGCGTTCTCCCATAGAAATTGCAGAAACCGACAGAGATTATTTTTTAGAACGTATTTACCCAAATTTTGGAAACTTAGTACCTAGAGATGTCGCTTCTCGTGCTGTAAAAAGAATTTGTGATGATGGTTTTGGAATAGGGCAGTCAGGACTAGCTGTTTATTTAGACTTTAAAGATAAAATTCATACTCAAGGCAAAAAATCTTTAGAAGATAAATATGGTAACTTGTTTCAAATGTATGAAAAAATTGTAGGTGATGATCCCTATAAAGTACCTATGAAAATTTATCCTGCTATTCATTATACTATGGGTGGTTTATGGGTAGATTATAATTTAATGTCGAATATTCCTGGTTTGTTTGTCTTAGGCGAAGCAAATTTTAGTGAACATGGAGCGAATCGCTTAGGTGCCAACGCTTTGTTGCAAGGCTTAGTTGATGGTTACTTTATTTTGCCTGTCACTTTGGGAAATTACTTAGCCAGTACAAATATTGAACCTATGAAACAGAATGAAGTTGATGTTAGTAGTTATGTTAATGAAAATACTCAAAGGATAGAAAAACTTTTGCAAATTAAAGGAAATACCCTCGCCGATAATTTTCACGAACAATTAGGAAAACTAATGTGGAATGCATGTTCAATGGCAAGAACTAAAGAAAAATTACAGCATGCATTAGAAGAAATTCCAAAAATTAAAGCAGCCTTCTGGAATGATTTAAAATTACCAGCAACTGCAAACACATTGAATCAAGAGTTAGAAAAAGCAAATAGAATAGCAGACTATTTTGAACTTGCAGAATTAATGTGCCGCGATGCTTTAGCCAGAGAGGAATCATGTGGTTCTCATTTTCGTGAAGAGTTTCAAACAGAAAATGGCGATCCACAAAGAAATGATAAAGAATTTTGCCATATTGCTTGTTGGGTAACAAATGGTGAGAATAAAGTACCTGAAAGAATTACAGAGCAATTAGAGTTTGAATACTGTAAGCCAGCGCAAAGAGATTATCGCTAA
- a CDS encoding OmpA family protein encodes MLSENSESKQSHWIPLSDMMTGLMCVFLLLSLICIIELQSRAKVAIQLAQDFQGARTDLASDFSKNFANESSKYGAIYLGNTDFRFPGNSFHTGSHELNESFKKYLTDFFPKYLSILLKEPYKKYILEIRIEGHTSPYWSDAKSDLDAYIKNMALSQARARSTLEFILSINSPIIQNKNNFKWLKEKLTANGLSSSRPIKKESNNEIDFLASQRVEFKTNLLPDPKIACELESFTKNQAKNCLEKIK; translated from the coding sequence ATGCTATCTGAAAATTCTGAATCTAAACAATCCCATTGGATTCCTTTAAGCGATATGATGACTGGTTTAATGTGTGTGTTTCTCCTTTTATCATTAATTTGTATCATTGAGCTACAATCAAGAGCTAAAGTTGCCATTCAATTAGCCCAAGATTTTCAAGGTGCAAGAACTGATTTGGCAAGTGATTTTAGTAAAAATTTTGCAAATGAATCATCAAAATATGGTGCTATTTATCTAGGAAATACAGATTTTAGATTTCCTGGAAATTCTTTTCATACAGGCAGTCATGAACTGAATGAATCATTCAAAAAATATTTAACTGATTTTTTCCCAAAGTATCTTTCAATATTACTAAAAGAACCTTATAAAAAATATATTTTAGAAATACGAATTGAAGGACATACTTCACCCTATTGGTCAGATGCAAAAAGTGATTTAGATGCTTATATTAAAAATATGGCTTTGTCACAAGCTAGAGCAAGGTCTACACTTGAATTTATTTTATCAATTAATTCTCCTATTATTCAAAATAAAAATAATTTTAAATGGCTTAAAGAGAAACTAACTGCAAATGGACTTTCATCATCAAGACCTATCAAAAAAGAAAGTAACAATGAGATTGATTTTTTAGCTTCGCAAAGAGTAGAATTCAAAACTAACTTACTACCAGATCCTAAAATTGCTTGTGAATTAGAAAGCTTTACAAAAAATCAAGCAAAAAATTGTTTGGAAAAAATAAAATGA